The Solanum stenotomum isolate F172 unplaced genomic scaffold, ASM1918654v1 scaffold222, whole genome shotgun sequence region taaataatagaaaactAATATTCATTCCAATTCGTATTCAACCTTAAAAAGATTgtctaattttgaaaatttaatttgattcaaTTCAACTCAAGTTTAATcggtattattattatattttaatcacAATTTTATGTCATATTCAATCTTACAAAGGCTAAACATCCTTTTTAAGATCCCTTGTTAACTCAACCAAAGCATCCAAATGTCTTGACATTTTATCCTTTTATGTATATTCGCCCCGTATGATATTCATTTTAGCAAAATGTTAGTGAAAAATTAACtaagaaaaattgaataataataataataatatattacgtatttcaaaagtcattctttctttaaaatttaattccaaTAAAACATAACATATACTTGACTTTTTAAATATCATACATAATTGACAAGTATTACTAATTAATGGGAAAAAGGGTGGAATATTACAAgcttcaaaattttgatttattcacTCCCAAAACAtacaaatggagaaaaaaaaaatttacatctttaaaattatattgattCCTTCACATTTCTTAAAGTCTTGTAGAtaacttcttgaaatttttcCATGGCTTGGGGAGGCAAATTTATAGCTATCAAAATACCTTTTTCTCCCTTGTCATTTTTAACTTGCACCCCAAAACTAATTACAGATATAGCTTTTGGAACCCCACCAAAAATAGGCTTTCCCCATCCAAAATCAAATCCAACATATCTAAGAGGTACTTGTACATTtccaaagaaaaatgatttttgtatCAACTTGTCTTCAATAGATTCCCATGcaatttttaattcaatttgcTCATCAAATTCATGTAATACTTGGTAATGATCTAGCACTTAAGAGATCCCTTTTCCATACAGGTAATATAGAAGGTCGAGAAGCTCCTTGAATTAACTCACTTAATGCATTTAGAAACATTTTGAAGCCATATGCATCCATCATATATAGTGTGATACAGTCTAAATCCAACAACAAATCCACCACAGATAAAACGGGTCACCTATACATAGAGATATTCTGGTATAGTAATTTTACTGTGTAATAGTAGATTATTTTCttgggataaggcacaagtaaccccctagactatgaccgaagtTTCAgaaacacaccttaactaaagtAAGATCCTATTACCCTcccgaactcattttttttttattttgtacaccttttatCTTACGTAGCACATTCCGTGACTTCACGCAATTCAGGCACGTGAGAGATATTTAGATGTCATGTAAGTCAAAacggtgtacaaaattacaaaaaaaaaatgggttctgggggtaataggaccttagtttagttaatgtATGTCTCGGAGATTTCAGTCATAGTCTAAGAGGTACTTgtatatttttcctaatttttttaataagaaaatttaaagaagaTTTATATAGAATGTTCTTTACCTAAATTAGCAAAAGAGGGCAACCAATAATCCCATCAGAACCAGGAACATTATGAAGTAGTAAATCTAAGTATTGACATGGTAGTTTAATAGAGTTACCTAATTTGTCAAGCTCTATATTAGCATCAGCTTCAATAAACATGATTCCTTCACTATTACAATTTACCATAAGTTTTTTATTAAGTTCTTCAGCTAATGGATAGTAAGACACAATTTTTTTAGATAATCCATCTTTTATGATCTTTGCAGGATCTTTCCCTTCCATTGAAGAATTATATTTGTAAAACATTATTATGGGAATTTGAAAACGAGCACTTCCTTGATCATCTATTTCAGAGATATATTTTATCTCACTAGGTGTTACACTTGATGGAACTACTAATTTTGGTTTGTGATGTCTTACTGAAATTTGCATTTTGTCCCAAACATGTATTTTTGGTAAGCATTTGGAGTTATATTTCATAGAGTGCCAAGGTATCAAGAAGGACCAGTATTCATATTGGATCCCGATTAAATCGTGATTCGCTCCGAAAAAAATGACTCAATATATGACTATATGATGATTAATAATTGGGGGATAAAGCGCTAACATAATCATTGTATATGACTATGTAAGGCATAAgtacccctagactatgaccagAATTCCAGAGATAAaacttaactaaactaattttgtacaccttttgactTACGTGGCTCACTCCGTGACTTCACTTCATGTAGGAGATGTTTTGGAGACCACGTATGCCAAAAAGATGTACTTACTTTGGtgttgatttttcatttttatttatcgcTACGCATCTAAAATAAAGTGTAGCTATACTCTTTTATCACATAAATATCTAGAGGATAAAGACTAACAAATttcaaagaaacaaataaaatgataatttaaatatataatttaggCCAAATTTAAATACGTCTTTTAAGTATTTTGTCTAATAATTTCAGAAGACCCACTCCATTAAAGATTGGCAGTACTAATATAATGTACAATAAATAAGTTAGGTCTGCTGCTTTAATTCCACagattttaaatgaaaaccttGAGTGAAAtcggaaaaaaattgttgtggtcttgtcccgacgtttATCTTAAAATAGTAGAGGATTTATAAATAGACAATATTAAAGAGTCtctagatattttttttcaaatattttgctaaactattactatttatattaaGTATTCTCAGATAGTTCAGACAGTATTTGATTTAAAAGTTTTCCCTGATCAGttatttaaaactataaatgCTTGTGTAAGTCTTTCGCTAAGCAGTCAGCCATGCCAGAAATTCACTTGGGAACCAACAATGAttcttgagtgtcggccacgtccagggtgtaggctcgggacgTGATAGTGGGTCACCAAACTCTTTATATTATGGTTATTTGAAGTTTACCCTTATACTTTGATACACTTAAGAATGAACCTTAACACATATGTACAAGTAGAATATCACCCGATCCAATTAAATACGTTCACGACGAATGATTTGAATCCTTAATATATAGAATTTGCGAGGTGTTACACGTATGACACATACTTGTCAAGACTATATGCTCCTTCATAAACATCACACAATCTTTCATCCATAGGGTGACTCTATTCCTTTTTCTGATCTTCTATCTGGTGCTTGAGGTGTTACTAGGCTTTCTGAAAAAGCACTTTGGATATGTGATGGTTGATTGTTTCCTCACTAACATGTGCAGTGTAATAAAAAGTCTTAACAACTGCAAAGAATGTTTGTTTAATGTTGTTTGAGGAGGTGTTACTGAACACTAACTTTACAAGAGCTTGCATGTGAAATTCAATGTCTCTGGCCTTTGAGGAATTTGAAATCtacaaatagaaaaagaaatgtttatcattcaattttttactttataaGTACACTTAAATTTACAAAACTAATTTTTGGAATGCAAAAATAACTCAACCATGCTTATATGAGTAAATGTTAAATCTGGTCCAAACAAAAATAAGTACTAGGAAGTTACATTAATCACTAACCTTACATAATATCCACATTAtaccattttaaattttataaagagAATTTTTAAATCCAACCTAATATGTgatttgctaatttttttttaatgaaaattaaagGAACTTTGCGGTCGCTATTCTTTGAACGCACACATAGTAATTTCACTATATTGTAATAACTTGCAAGTCGCATAGAAAAATAAATCACATTAAATAAGTCTGATATAACTAACTTGAACCAGAAGCAGAAAGTTATGATTATAATGATTTATAACCTGGTCATTTTGGAACTCATTAAGCATGTGACAGACTTTATTGGTGTGCTTGGATAATATCTCATCATGTGTCATATGGCCAGAAGAAAGATTAATTGTTTGCACTAGCAGCACTGCTGCTTCTTGACAGGTAGTATTGTTTTCCTCCAACCACTCTTCCCACtacattcaaaagaaaaaaaaacaagcaaaaatatttaattaaagattttaaattttttgtcaaaTCAAATACAAATGGATAAAGTTAATGatgaatgtaattataatataaGATACATTAAAAGGAATCCTTGTATACTCACAACATTGTGTAGTTGGTGATGGATGTCTTTGCCTAGGTCTTGATAAGTTTCTTTTGCAAGTTGGTGCAAAAATTGACAAAGATTATTGAGAACTATGATTTCTTTTGTCTCATTActgcaacaaaaaaattaacttgtcaaagctaagttttgatatatataatcCAAGTCAAATAATGCATAATTGTGCAACTtgcaatatatattttgtaaatttgttTCCAAAAACAACTTCTATAAGTGATTTTCATGCACAGACTCGAGGACAAAATAGAagtcaaaattaattatatattagtatttaaaaaaatcatcaaatatGTATCACATATTGAATTTCGAAAAAGGctcaaaatgcccttaaattatattatatagaagGGGTATTTTTTTACCAAACTACTAACTCaagatatttttattcaattctGTATAGTTCTAGGACATTCTTGACCCTTTTTCGTATTGAAATTTAAAACCTAATTATTAGGAGGTGAATCTTTTTGTTCTAAAATCAAGAaccataaaattgaaatttaaaggACCAAGATGGAGAGATATATAAATACCTTTTTTTTCTACTCATGTCACTATAGTTCTTGAACTCCATCAACAATGAATTCCAAGTTGTAGCCTCTTTATTTATGTAAGATGTAATCATCTTACATAGTATACAAGATTTAGCCCATGCAAGTCGTTGTCTTGACTTCTCCACCTCAAATATACTTGAAGCAGCTAAGAAATAAGAAACTAGGACTTCCTTTTTGCTTATTCCAAATTGTTCAAAGTTGCACTTCTCAAACCACCTATTCATCGACTcataaagtcactcaactaatagaaattacacaaaaaaaaaatatgtttctttATTTTGCAATAGAAATTGTGACTCAGtttttagcactctttattactGTGTCTATTTATTcggctaaaagttatttttgttgtagtgtataCTCAAGTGATACTTCCGACCACTTACCTGACTTGGCAATATTTTATCGTTGTCAAAATCACTCTTGTAgtaaagatatgacacatgAGTCTCACTCAATCTTTCAAAAGTTAGCTACTACATGAGGTGAGGATTGTCTATATAAACAAATTGTCAATTCATTCCCCAATTAATGTAAGACTTTAACCCACTCTAACACATGTAACTGGTGAAAAATCCAATGCTAAAACAATCCGCTCGATCTGTACGTCCTGCTTTTcgatttgtttgtcttactttcttttttagtatgttttagaaaagaatgtctcttttattttttgacaactatttacttctaattttctacattacatgtttaagaccacaagattaaatgacattttaatacattctacatatttagtttaagaccacagattcaaaagtcttttttactttcttgaACTCCGTATCAAATTAAAACcagataaacaaattaaaacacaGAGACTATATATCCTTGCTTATATATCAAACAAAAGTTTCTAAGTGGATGCTTACTCTTGCATAATCAGCCATTCTAAGCGATGTTGACTTTGACATCTGTTGTAATCTAGTTTTGCAGCTTCTAAATAAACATTGTTGCTCACATCTGGCATTCTACATGAATAGGCAAAATATAAACAATTGACACATCTtattggcataatacataaacatgaccatTAACTTGACGTCAACTGATAACTATGACCTATTAACTTTGGGTGtacacaagtaggcacttaaacttgcgtaaaattgaacaaatagacacattcatcctacatgacaccctacatggcaattttgtgtcctatgtggcatcctacgtgtattatgccatgtaggatATGTGTatctacttattcaattttatacaagtttaaatgctTACTTGTGCATGCATACTCAAAATTGGAGTGAAATTTGCATTCTGACCTACATTTCTGGCTCCACCACTGAGACAATTTAAATTGACTagaaatcatatattatatatgtataaacaTATTTAAGGAGGTATACATATACCTGTATAATGTCTTGCCGATCCAAATTTCATTTGCTCCACCATATTGATCAATGTATAGCCTAGATTCCACTCGAGGTAAACTAGCATACCATTGAAATTCTAGTGCATATTGTATCTATGAACAAATGTTTTGACAACATATAATTTCGTGAATTATTCAATGTAAAAATTAGTTATGTCGCTCAGAATTTTCTAAAATGTTGTTACACTCATATCAAAgtctttaaaaatatattatacttttGAAGGATCTGATACGAATTTGTTGACATTTTCGAAGAGTTTTGAGCTTACCTCCCCAGGGATGTCCTTAGCTATAACCCATTTGTCTTTGGATTGATTGTTTGCAAGATATTGGTGCAAGAAATTGTATGTAAAATTCTTTGCCTCTTCAAGAATCATTTCTCCAGGGAATAAAGCTTGAGAACATCTATAGAGATTAAACATAACTGTTGCTGACTTGTTGGATTCACCTCTTAGGCAAAAGAATTCATCACCATCTTTGAACTTGTTTAGCACATCTATGACAAATAAGAAATTGGATTAAGCCATCAATAAATgctaaatatttttggtttttcacTCGGTGTTTGGAGCCCGCATTGGAGTCCTGACTAAATTCTGATCACGCACTACAGGGCCCGTTCGGGTTGGCGCTTCCAAtaacaagattttctccatactcaAGGATCGAATCtgagacctctgattaagggtAAAGTAGTCTCACCACTGCACCACAACTCATTTCGGTCTCTATCTTgctttaaatcataaatttcatttttttttatttcttaaacttcgtgcatGCACACAAACACCGCaacataaattagaacagaAGGAATAGTACTTATTTTGCATTGACTTGCCTGGACTAACATCAAACCCATGTAGCCTCAGTAACCTAATAGCCATGCAGGTAGTATCAACATCACATATATTTGAATTCCTTGATGAAAAAAATCCATTCTCCTTGTCCCAATATCTATATATGGCTCAAGAACAAAATTAGACAATTGtcacaagaaaatgaagaagaactttggtaccaaaaaaatatttttttttgtaatgaaCACACCTTATATTTTACCTGAAAACATATTCTAAAAGGTCCTTAGTTTCTTCCTCAAAATAATAAGAGATTCCTAGGCGTTGTAATCGATCAATTGCCCAAAGTCTTGCTTGTATGTCAACTGGGTAACTACATGGAACTAAACATACATACAAGAAAAAAGTTCATTAGTTTGCTTCTTGTTTATTGTTACACTTGTATTAGAGTTTTTATTCTTCTATAACAACTCCCTCGATCCATTTTTTTGGTCCATTATATTAAAATAGAAAGAagtattgaaattttttttttgaacttgacacaaattattagtttcgttcCTGAATtatt contains the following coding sequences:
- the LOC125851103 gene encoding copal-8-ol diphosphate hydratase, chloroplastic-like; translated protein: MLVITSNYRLSCHIHQLKSPNLLSTHQAEFKIYGSRNWLFQTEGILPLRLNCAPNDASYFGYVSDLKSDQSNKYEEKDIQVINNLREEIKNMLNSMGDGRSSVSPYDTAWVSFIEDSNTNINGTSKRPLFPSCLKWIIDNQLDDGSWGEELVFCIYDRLLNTLACVVALTLWNTCLHKRNKGVMFIKENLRKLEGGEVENMTSGFDFVFPSLLEKAQQLDIDIPHDAPVLKDIYARREVKFTRFPKDLIHTIPTIVLFSLEGLRDLDWQRLLKLQIEDGSFLTSPSSTAIAFMETNDDKCLTFLQNVVQKFNGGVPCSYPVDIQARLWAIDRLQRLGISYYFEEETKDLLEYVFRYWDKENGFFSSRNSNICDVDTTCMAIRLLRLHGFDVSPDVLNKFKDGDEFFCLRGESNKSATVMFNLYRCSQALFPGEMILEEAKNFTYNFLHQYLANNQSKDKWVIAKDIPGEIQYALEFQWYASLPRVESRLYIDQYGGANEIWIGKTLYRMPDVSNNVYLEAAKLDYNRCQSQHRLEWLIMQEWFEKCNFEQFGISKKEVLVSYFLAASSIFEVEKSRQRLAWAKSCILCKMITSYINKEATTWNSLLMEFKNYSDMSRKKSNETKEIIVLNNLCQFLHQLAKETYQDLGKDIHHQLHNVWEEWLEENNTTCQEAAVLLVQTINLSSGHMTHDEILSKHTNKVCHMLNEFQNDQISNSSKARDIEFHMQALVKLVFSNTSSNNIKQTFFAVVKTFYYTAHVSEETINHHISKVLFQKA